The genomic region CGTCGACCCAGGCGCTCTTCAGCAGCAAGCAGATTCAGATAACGGACCAGTGGCAACCGTACTCAACCGTAGCGTCGCTGGCGCAATTGAAAGGAGCTAAGCTGGTCACAATCCCAACAGTCAACGAGTTCTATCTTATGATAAACACGAAGCAAGCTCCAACCGACGACATATTCGTCAGGGAAGCGATGACATACGCCTTCAACTACACCGCCGTAGTCAACGACATCTTCACCGGCAGCAAACCCTCAGCTGGTCCGGTGCCATCCGCTCTGCCGGGGCACGACTCAGCTATCCCCGTAGGGCAACAGAACCTGGCACTGGCCAAGCAACTCATGGCGAAATCGAAGTACGCAGGTCAGCTCAACAACTATCCAGTGAAGTACTTCTGGGTCACCCAAGTGCCAGCTGAGCAGAAGATGGCACTCCAGTTCGCTTCAGACATGCAACAAATAGGAATAACAGTCCAGGTGATAGGACAGCCATGGCTGACAGTTGTAGCGGACTTGGCTAACCTGACAAGCTCGCCCAACATCGTGTCAATCCAGGACGGTGCGAGCTACTTCGAGGCAGGCTCTGTTCTCCAGTCGAGGTACACTTCGGCATCAGACGGAACCTGGGAGCAGAACGAGTGGCTCCAGAACACCACGCTAGACAACATGATCTACTCGGCGCTGTCGACTCTCGACCAGACTGCACGCTTCAAGGCCTACGCCACAATTCAGCAGCAAATCTACAACATGTACCCCACAATCTGCGCCTTCGACGTGTATGAGGTCAGGGCGTACTATCCGACCGTCGTGAACTGGTACGCGGCAAACGGCCATCCAATCGTCTTGCTGGGATACGACTTCTACTTCAGGGACTTCCAGTTCTACCCATCGCAACTGGCCGCGCTCGGCTGATAGCCTGGGCACGGCCCCCCTTTTTTGTCTGATTGTCTCGCGTATCAAGGGGGTTAAATTGCTTTGATGCGGGATGGCGGAACGGCCTTTTCGGATGAGTAGCCGCACGAGTTCGTGGACCTTCGTCCTGAAGAGGATTGGTTACTCCGCTGTCTCCCTGGTTGGTCTCTCCATTCTCATCTTCGTAATAGCCAGAGTCCTCCCCGGGGACCCTGCGAGGCTTGCCCTGGGACCCAGGGCCCCACAGTCTATTGTGGATGCACTCCGCGCCCAGCTGCACCTCAATGACCCGATATTCGTCCAGTACTTCTACTGGATCCAGGGGATCTTCAGCGGAAACTGGGGTATCTCTCTCTTTACGCAGAGGAACGTCATTCTAGACGTTCAGGAGTTCTTGCCAGCCACTGTGGAGCTTATCATGTTTGCTGCGATAATTGACCTGGTTCTTGCTGTACCGCTTGGACTGGTCGCGGGAAGATTCGCGAACTCGGCGGTCGATAATGGCGTCAGGGTTCTGTCTTACCTGGGCATCGCCGTGCCTTCATTCGTCGTTGCGGTACTGCTGCAACTCTCCCTTGGGTATGGCACTAACCTCTTCCCAGTCATCGGGAGACTGAGTCAATCGGCCACCCCTCCCCCGACCATCACGGGGCTGTATACGATTGATTCCATTCTGACAGGCAACTACGCAGATCTCGCAGACGCCATCTGGCACCTCGTCCTGCCTGCCTTCGCCCTGGCTCTGGGTCCAATCGCGCAGGAGGCGAGAATAATGCGTTCCGCAGTGGTCGAGAACCTCCGCAAAGACTACACGCTTTCAGAGGTGTCTCACGGTCTTCCCGAGCGTACAATCACGCTCAAGTACCTCATGAAACCCTCCCTCATCCCCACAATCACGATCTACGGCCTCGACATTTCGGCTCAGATAGCGAACGCATTCCTGATTGAGCTCATCTTCAACTGGCCTGGGTTTTCAAGATACGGCCTCAACGCGATGCTGAGCAAGGACCTGAACGCGATTGTGGCTGTCGTCATAGTAGCCGGATTCATGTTCGCCATTGCAAACATTCTCGTCGACATAGTCGTCGGCTACCTTGATCCAAGGATCAGGCTGCAGGAAAGGAGTGAAGAGTAGCTTGAAGTCAGGGAGGAGTCTTTCTGAAAGATACAGACGCTACTGGTACAAGTTCAGAAGGAACAAGCTTTCCGTCGTCGGGCTGGCTGCAATCATCGGGGTCATCTTCGTTGCTACATTCGCGCCCTGGCTGGCTCCATACCCCGCGAGCGCCGGACTTTACGTGAACTTTGCCAATGCGGGCACACCTCCATCCTCCGCTCACGTCTTTGGCACAGACGAGATAGGACGAGACATCGTCAGCCGCATAGTGTTTGGATTCAGATACTCCCTGATGCTGATGGGTGTGGTCCTGTCGATAAGCGTCGCTCCCGGCGTCATACTGGGTCTTGTCGCCGGGTACTACATCGGGCGGTGGCTCAGCACCGTGATTATGAGGCTGGCGGACATCTTCGTCGCCGTCCCCCCTCTGCTTCTCGCATTATCCGTGGCTTCGGTCCTAACTCCGAGCGCTGTCAACGCGATGCTCGCCGTCTCCCTAGCGTGGTGGCCATGGTACACAAGGTTGGTCTACAGCTCTGCCTCATCGATTAGGAACGAGGACTTCGTGCGCGCTGCAGAGCTCGTCGGCGCGAGCAGATGGCACATAATGTTCAACGAAATACTGCCAAACGCTCTCGGCTCGATCCTGACGAAGGTGACGCTGGACTGCGGCTGGGTTATACTGATAGGCGCCTCGCTTAGCTACGTGGGTCTGGGGGCGCAGCCTCCGACGCCAGACCTTGGTACGATGATAGCTGAAGGGTCTACCTACCTGCCGGGAGAGTGGTGGATCAGCATATTCCCTGCGCTCGCCATAGTCATCGTGATTCTGGGCTTCAATCTTCTTGGAGACGGAGTCAACGACATGTTCTCGGCAGGAGCAACATAGGGAGTTGGTCGGGATGCCCCTTTTGGAGGTTCAGGACCTCAGGGTTCACTATCGGGTCTACGAGGGAATGCTCAAGGTCCTCAACGGCGTCAATATTTCTCTCGAGAAAGGGGAGACGATAGGTATCATAGGAGAATCGGCCTGCGGGAAGACGACCACCGTCAAGTCCATCATGAGGCTTCTTGCGAACAATGCGAAGATCGCAGGGGGACAGATCAGATATGCGGGTGAAGATGTCCTCGCCATGCCGAAGAAGAAGCTCACGAACCTGAGGAGGAGGAAAATGTCCATAATCTTTCAGGACCCCTCAGCGGCACTCAACCCGGTCTTTACCATCGGGCAACAGCTCTATGACATAATCAAGTTCTCCACGGACGAGCATCTGTCAAGGCAAGAGACGCATGAAAGAGCTGTGACCTTCCTGAAGGAAGCAGCCTTGCCTGAACCGGATAGGATACTCGACAGCTACCCATTCCAACTGAGCGGGGGCATGAAGCAGCGGGTTAGCATAGCGATGGCGTTGGTTTCGGCAAATGAACTGCTGATCGCGGACGAACCAGGGACTTCTCTCGATGTCACCATAGAGGACCAGATCATGAGACTCCTCAAGAAGATAGTCGAGGAAAAAAGACTCTCCGTGATACTCGTCACACACGCCCTTGGGACGGTCAAGAACTTCGTCGACAGGATATACGTGATGTATGCTGGGACGATTGTCGAGGAGGGACCCACCGCCGATGTCTTCAATCATCCGCAGCATCCCTACACTGAGATGCTAATCAGAGCTGTCCCGAAGCTCACGGGAGGGGGAGTGCCAGAAGGAATTCTGGGCCAAGTGCCAAGCTACCTGACTCCCCCGGTGGGATGCAGATTCGTGACCAGGTGTCCCCATAGAATGGGCGTCTGCGACGGGGAGGTTCCGCCGATGTTTAGGGTGGGGAACAGCCAGCGAGCAGCGTGCTTCTTGTTTGACGAGAGGCATCATTCGTCATGAGCACGACAATTCTGGCCGGTGAAGGACTGAAGAAGCACTTCCCGACGAGGAAGGGCGTCATAAAGGCCGTGGATGGCATGAATTTTGAGATGAAGAAGGGCGAAGTCCTCGGCGTGGTGGGTGAGTCTGGTTCCGGGAAGACTACCCTTGGGAACATGGTAGTGGGAATCTACGCGCCGACGTCTGGGAGAATCACGTTCAAGGGCACGGACATCTCGAAGAGCGCCAGGCACAGGCCTTTGCAGCTCAAGAGAGACATTCAGATGGTATTCCAAAACCCCGCCTCCTCCCTCAACCCGAGACGTTCTGTAGGGCAGGCCCTCGAAGTGCCGCTGAAGGTGCACGCGGAAGGAGTGCCGGTGAGGAAGCGGGTGGACGAGCTGCTGAGCCTGGTCGAGCTTCCGACCGAGTACGCCGACAGGTATCCGGAGGAGCTTGGCGGAGGTGAAAAGCAGCTTGTTGCCATAGCCAGGGCGCTTGCAACGAATCCTTCTCTTATCGTCCTCGACGAGCCGACTTCCGCCCTGGACGTCTCCATCCAGGCGAAAATAATCAACGTGCTGCTGAGATTGAAGGGGAAGCTAGGGCTCTCCTACGTATTCATCACGCACAACCTGAGCCTCATGAGAAACGTGTCGGACAGAGTCATGATAATGTATCTAGGCAAGGTGAGGGAGGTGGCGGCCACAGAAGAATTCTTCAGGAATCCAATGCACCCGTACACCCGCATGCTTCTCTCCTCCATTCCTGTCGTCACCGACGCGGAGGAGGAGACGAAGCCTCAGAGGATTCAAAGCGTTGGGGAGATCGCTGGGGCGCTCAACCTGCCGAGCGGCTGCAGCTTCCATCCTAGGTGCCCATACGTCATGGACGTCTGCGGCAAGGTTGACCCGCCGCTCATTGAGGTGGCTCAACAGCACTTCTGCGACTGCCACCTCTACCCCAAGGACTACCGAGACACGACAAGCAAGTGACTACGGATATAGTGTTGATAGGTTTCCTACAAGTATTCGGGACGTCAGGCCCCGACCTTTCACTTGGTATGAACGTCTTCTTGGCCGATTAGGTGTCCGCCGAAACTGATGGACCACATCAGGACGGGGTAGACGATCAGGCGCTCCAATCCGCCAGGGCCGATTCCGATTGTGGTACCGAAAGCTCCCCCGCTAGGAACGTAGAGTATTAGGGCCGCCAGAGATATCAAACCAAGGATCACCGAGATGTAAGACAAGGGCGTCTTTTGGAACCTGAAAGTGACAA from Nitrososphaerales archaeon harbors:
- a CDS encoding ABC transporter substrate-binding protein; this encodes MKTRSLQRRYAIGRGITAVIIIIILVIVGAGAYFVLTPSTATTTSPTSSTPTSSTTTPPTLASGTLSVSFANVPVTDPAKGSDEASSTALVNLYDSLVFPTSAGTLQPDLATSWQVSSDGLTYTFKMRQGVTFHNGDPVTASDVVFSMNRLITVGQGYSYLFSPYIGNVTALDSSTVAIHLKKTFGPFLTALVRLYILDQKQVVANIGSGPYGSNGDYGSTWLLTHDAGSGPYSIQAANLESFMTLQAYTNYWNGTQTNQPSTVQIIGSTSSTQALFSSKQIQITDQWQPYSTVASLAQLKGAKLVTIPTVNEFYLMINTKQAPTDDIFVREAMTYAFNYTAVVNDIFTGSKPSAGPVPSALPGHDSAIPVGQQNLALAKQLMAKSKYAGQLNNYPVKYFWVTQVPAEQKMALQFASDMQQIGITVQVIGQPWLTVVADLANLTSSPNIVSIQDGASYFEAGSVLQSRYTSASDGTWEQNEWLQNTTLDNMIYSALSTLDQTARFKAYATIQQQIYNMYPTICAFDVYEVRAYYPTVVNWYAANGHPIVLLGYDFYFRDFQFYPSQLAALG
- a CDS encoding ABC transporter permease, translated to MSSRTSSWTFVLKRIGYSAVSLVGLSILIFVIARVLPGDPARLALGPRAPQSIVDALRAQLHLNDPIFVQYFYWIQGIFSGNWGISLFTQRNVILDVQEFLPATVELIMFAAIIDLVLAVPLGLVAGRFANSAVDNGVRVLSYLGIAVPSFVVAVLLQLSLGYGTNLFPVIGRLSQSATPPPTITGLYTIDSILTGNYADLADAIWHLVLPAFALALGPIAQEARIMRSAVVENLRKDYTLSEVSHGLPERTITLKYLMKPSLIPTITIYGLDISAQIANAFLIELIFNWPGFSRYGLNAMLSKDLNAIVAVVIVAGFMFAIANILVDIVVGYLDPRIRLQERSEE
- a CDS encoding ABC transporter permease, with amino-acid sequence MKSGRSLSERYRRYWYKFRRNKLSVVGLAAIIGVIFVATFAPWLAPYPASAGLYVNFANAGTPPSSAHVFGTDEIGRDIVSRIVFGFRYSLMLMGVVLSISVAPGVILGLVAGYYIGRWLSTVIMRLADIFVAVPPLLLALSVASVLTPSAVNAMLAVSLAWWPWYTRLVYSSASSIRNEDFVRAAELVGASRWHIMFNEILPNALGSILTKVTLDCGWVILIGASLSYVGLGAQPPTPDLGTMIAEGSTYLPGEWWISIFPALAIVIVILGFNLLGDGVNDMFSAGAT
- a CDS encoding ABC transporter ATP-binding protein, with the protein product MPLLEVQDLRVHYRVYEGMLKVLNGVNISLEKGETIGIIGESACGKTTTVKSIMRLLANNAKIAGGQIRYAGEDVLAMPKKKLTNLRRRKMSIIFQDPSAALNPVFTIGQQLYDIIKFSTDEHLSRQETHERAVTFLKEAALPEPDRILDSYPFQLSGGMKQRVSIAMALVSANELLIADEPGTSLDVTIEDQIMRLLKKIVEEKRLSVILVTHALGTVKNFVDRIYVMYAGTIVEEGPTADVFNHPQHPYTEMLIRAVPKLTGGGVPEGILGQVPSYLTPPVGCRFVTRCPHRMGVCDGEVPPMFRVGNSQRAACFLFDERHHSS
- a CDS encoding ABC transporter ATP-binding protein; amino-acid sequence: MSTTILAGEGLKKHFPTRKGVIKAVDGMNFEMKKGEVLGVVGESGSGKTTLGNMVVGIYAPTSGRITFKGTDISKSARHRPLQLKRDIQMVFQNPASSLNPRRSVGQALEVPLKVHAEGVPVRKRVDELLSLVELPTEYADRYPEELGGGEKQLVAIARALATNPSLIVLDEPTSALDVSIQAKIINVLLRLKGKLGLSYVFITHNLSLMRNVSDRVMIMYLGKVREVAATEEFFRNPMHPYTRMLLSSIPVVTDAEEETKPQRIQSVGEIAGALNLPSGCSFHPRCPYVMDVCGKVDPPLIEVAQQHFCDCHLYPKDYRDTTSK